From Thalassotalea psychrophila:
ATTGCATAATCCTCAATATTAACCAATTCGATTCCGTATTACTAAGTTTGCCAAAATCCCTATTCAAAACAGCATACAACTGAACCTGATATTTTAACAAAACAGTTTTCAAAGACTGTAAGCGTTTAAATCGTTCCTACCTTGTTAGCATAGGTAACATTACAAGTGAGTCTTTGTTTATTTTTAATTGTGTTAATAAGATCATGTTTTTCCAATGTTATAATTTAATACAGTTTTAAATTACTCCTGAAACGACAATTAGCTACTCTTGAGCCGACATAGGTGGTAGGGCTGTTTTCATTACAAAGTTACTTAATTGTGGCAACTTGGTAATACAACAGTTATGGGGAGTAGTATAAGTATGGCTCTATAAAAAAGGGAGCGTAAGCTCCCTTGAATTAAATATTGAATGTTATTTTATCATTTTTATATCATACATAGGCCATGACCTATCGAAGTAAGCTTCGGTTGGACCATAAAGGCGAAAGTAGGTAAACCAGGTATCGCCGGCTTGGGTTTTTACCCAGTTAGCGCCTTTACCTTTTGGTTCTTCAGGACCAAAGAATATATCGATTGTGCCGTCGTCATTGGTAACCAGGCCTTTTGTAAAGGTGTTTACCGCATTTTGATGATCGCCATTTTGCAACATTGCGCGAGTCTCAAGGTTATACGTACTAACATCCCAAAAACGTGCTGCTGGTGCATCTGCAGCAATGGTGAACTTATAATTTTTACTACCATCGAACCAATCACCTGCACTGTCACGATATGAGGCGAGATAGGTAGAGCCTTTACCCGGATATTTTGCTTTCATCGCCGGCGATAATCCATACGCTTCCCAGGTCCAGTCAACACGTTCTTCAAATTGCTGAGTGTATTTTGTTCTGTGATTAGGGTTAAGAGTTAAAGGGTGAGACCAACGAGTGTCATCGCGATATTTTGATTCATCTGAACGTGGTGCAAAAGATGTAACCATCGCCATTTTTTCACCTACCAATGCCGCTTTCTGCAATATCTTTTGTTGACGTGCTGTTGGTGCAAATGGCTTGTCTTTTTCAATGCCAACCGCTTTAAGATGCGACATCATATAACGATCGACTTCTAACACATCTTCTAGTTGAATATATTCATGCAGTTGCTGCCAATAGGCCATACCTTCTGGTTGTGCCATAAAGTAAGTCTCGTCACCGTCTTTTGGCGAGAAAAACTCTGTTGCTACCGGGTTCGCACGTTCAGCAAAAGGATAAACATGCAAATTTTTGTGTATTTCAGTGTCTTGTTCAGGGTTTAATACTCTAAATCCCCAAAATACTAAATTGGTCGGCACTCTAACGATACGATATTCTTCAGTGCCTTTAGGAAGTTGTTGGTTGTCACGTATTAATAGTAGTTTTTCAGGTTTCGCTCCTGCTGGAGTAATAAGCCCAACATCGGTAACATATTTCATTTGTGAATCGTGGATCACTCCAACTGTTTTGCCGC
This genomic window contains:
- a CDS encoding DUF1214 domain-containing protein, with translation MKKCMLTTSLILALSVPSLALANDTTETRIDFGAEITVDAKGFPTKNSIDTVYDEMDYQRAVQAYLWSVPQMAVYGQLKMNHHFGSVKNTDALTQYKDVGIDGMLTPNTIVRYVFNMPNLAETGPLVIEYPGGKTVGVIHDSQMKYVTDVGLITPAGAKPEKLLLIRDNQQLPKGTEEYRIVRVPTNLVFWGFRVLNPEQDTEIHKNLHVYPFAERANPVATEFFSPKDGDETYFMAQPEGMAYWQQLHEYIQLEDVLEVDRYMMSHLKAVGIEKDKPFAPTARQQKILQKAALVGEKMAMVTSFAPRSDESKYRDDTRWSHPLTLNPNHRTKYTQQFEERVDWTWEAYGLSPAMKAKYPGKGSTYLASYRDSAGDWFDGSKNYKFTIAADAPAARFWDVSTYNLETRAMLQNGDHQNAVNTFTKGLVTNDDGTIDIFFGPEEPKGKGANWVKTQAGDTWFTYFRLYGPTEAYFDRSWPMYDIKMIK